The following coding sequences are from one Dermacentor silvarum isolate Dsil-2018 chromosome 4, BIME_Dsil_1.4, whole genome shotgun sequence window:
- the LOC119449852 gene encoding nucleolar protein dao-5, producing the protein MATAFSEVNVANETPLMFSRSSSLGSLSSLDRQAALNAHNLAVNQSQHTSGAVSPSDLPDSPSQTMPPSPRHRSPEPVFRLPPCRKPIPQPIGGVFQDCPRSFAEEGTPCRMSQATSLSSLTQDDDTSNIEKLLRHDDEHEVFQESSFEEEHDEQAQFVDGTYYGRKHLQGQSHLPTHSVTGIDEGAVEVFADTTRRYAQEGTPRGYSRPESPYLLTNENTCPQSGIVPDWDDDYQMRPHQKKQPVPFDSSRSHRWSGERVQKSHVTHKHVSFNDDCVMRTSHEDAAVPYFAEDCVRVYCTEGTPSVLSHAPSLNDLGSAKAWPNPQDSGDHMLEASPDGCQRPSSQSSQANQKSSGCHKRASTSDDCHLHSPHETASPSFEEDCLRVYCTEDTPSLLSHSASFTDLSMSHDDSKNWESAEHSPKPPCIKSEALIDVSDEEEGSADLIVQCIQLGWQVSQSSNCHPKTRSWSGTPGDSITISAPVPKPRSINSMPGKTTSVASKSSSSSPLPSSHTTCQSKLQHTSEDNALPDKIPSHKFSVVSTRQSSSVSSLVERTSPELAWKSSSFGNVGELNNCLRGCSVAAQSSSDVSQPSCTQNFSSNCCTNKSNSMHSSLDQTETLCQDSSDEEDDVRLLQEVVMMGRALAGNPELSAGVTSPSTSKAHSTPATKAPSQPEVYQQSPPSSTPSVSVASPLRPHQYAQGNRLDVVSSFTSVEENPAKVPLVSPSHVCSKPEGSTFQDNNEHLSESSDEEQDSKFLLEVISLGRAAVSKQQHPGGESTNPDTKSLRDNVSDHQNESSPLLMGGTACVTVQPAANDVPPPGQYPTSPCAMPDVSDCLLHDDDDDDDGKLLKEVIMLGLSSVQSIALNLSQPHLDKQPVTVLEKETPAIATSCAGNDAQTKTVEDSPPEPAKGPVCDSVHKHTCNVEGEQKDKPAIPPEPPADSSDRVVQIRLKLPNSRTLTRRFLASAELGVLLVYLDSLGYPLTRFKILKNWRRQELATINPKQTLEQLKLYPKKTLTIKER; encoded by the exons ATGGCAACGGCTTTCAGTGAGGTCAACGTTGCGAACGAGACACCGCTGATGTTCTCGCGAAGCAGCTCCCTCGGTTCACTCAGCAGTCTGGATCGACAAGCCGCCCTCAATGCCCACAACCTCGCTGTCAATCAGAG ccagcATACAAGTGGGGCTGTCTCCCCCAGTGATCTGCCAGACTCTCCAAGTCAAACAATGCCACCAAGCCCACGCCATAGATCTCCTGAACCTGTTTTCCGCCTTCCCCCATGCAGAAAGCCCATCCCACAGCCAATTGGTGGTGTGTTCCAAGACTGCCCGCGAAGTTTTGCAGAAGAAGGGACTCCCTGCCGCATGTCACAGGCTACCAGCCTTAGTTCTCTCACTCAAGATGATGACACCAGTAACATTGAAAAACTCCTCAGGCATGATGATGAGCATGAAGTGTTTCAAGAGAGCAGCTTTGAAGAAGAGCACGACGAACAGGCACAGTTTGTAGATGGCACATATTATGGGCGGAAGCACTTGCAAGGCCAGTCTCATCTGCCAACTCACAGTGTCACTGGCATTGATGAAGGTGCAGTCGAAGTGTTTGCAGATACAACACGGCGATATGCCCAAGAAGGCACACCACGAGGCTACTCCAGGCCTGAGAGTCCCTATTTGTTAACTAATGAGAACACTTGTCCACAAAGTGGCATTGTCCCTGACTGGGATGATGACTACCAAATGAGGCCTCACCAAAAAAAGCAGCCAGTGCCTTTCGATAGTAGTCGCAGTCATAGATGGAGTGGTGAACGAGTCCAAAAATCTCATGTCACTCATAAGCATGTCTCGTTTAATGATGACTGCGTCATGCGCACATCTCACGAAGATGCTGCTGTGCCTTACTTTGCTGAGGATTGTGTTCGTGTGTATTGCACGGAAGGTACACCGTCTGTTCTTTCCCACGCACCTTCCCTGAATGACCTGGGCAGTGCCAAAGCCTGGCCTAATCCACAGGACTCGGGTGACCACATGCTTGAAGCTTCACCTGATGGTTGTCAAAGACCTTCATCTCAAAGCAGCCAGGCCAATCAAAAGTCATCGGGGTGCCATAAGCGTGCATCAACCAGTGATGACTGTCATCTTCACTCCCCACATGAAACAGCATCACCATCTTTTGAAGAAGACTGTTTACGCGTGTACTGCACAGAGGACACGCCGTCATTACTTTCCCATTCTGCGTCATTCACTGATCTCAGCATGAGTCATGATGACAGTAAGAATTGGGAGTCAGCTGAGCACTCTCCAAAACCACCTTGCATCAAATCAGAAGCCCTTATCGACGTTTCTGATGAGGAGGAAGGCAGTGCCGACCTCATAGTGCAGTGCATCCAGCTGGGCTGGCAAGTGTCCCAGTCATCAAACTGTCACCCAAAGACTAGAAGCTGGAGTGGAACACCAGGGGACAGTATTACCATTAGTGCACCAGTGCCAAAGCCACGGAGCATAAACAGTATGCCAGGAAAAACTACATCAGTCGCGAGCAAAAGCAGCTCATCGTCACCTTTGCCGTCTAGTCACACAACCTGTCAAAGTAAGCTACAGCATACCAGTGAGGATAATGCATTGCCAGACAAAATTCCATCACACAAGTTCAGTGTAGTAAGCACCAGGCAGAGCTCAAGTGTCAGTAGTCTTGTTGAAAGAACCTCTCCAGAGCTCGCATGGAAGAGCAGTAGCTTTGGGAATGTAGGCGAACTAAACAATTGCCTCAGAGGCTGTTCAGTGGCTGCGCAAAGCTCGTCAGATGTCAGCCAGCCCTCATGCACACAAAACTTCAGTTCGAACTGTTGCACAAACAAGAGCAATAGCATGCATAGCAGCTTGGATCAAACGGAAACATTATGTCAAGATAGTAGTGATGAAGAGGATGATGTCCGCTTGTTGCAGGAAGTTGTGATGATGGGCAGGGCACTGGCTGGAAACCCAGAATTGTCTGCAGGCGTGACATCTCCAAGCACGTCCAAGGCACACTCCACTCCAGCAACCAAGGCGCCTTCTCAGCCGGAGGTGTACCAGCAGTCCCCGCCTTCAAGTACGCCTTCTGTTTCAGTGGCAAGCCCTTTGAGACCACATCAGTATGCTCAAGGCAACAGGCTTGATGTCGTTTCGAGTTTCACGAGTGTCGAAGAAAACCCAGCAAAAGTGCCACTGGTGTCCCCTAGTCATGTTTGCTCCAAACCCGAAGGTAGCACTTTTCAGGATAACAATGAGCATCTATCTGAAAGCAGTGATGAGGAGCAGGACAGCAAGTTTTTGCTTGAAGTGATCAGTCTCGGCCGTGCCGCTGTGAGCAAACAGCAACACCCTGGAGGCGAGAGCACGAACCCTGACACAAAAAGTCTCCGAGACAATGTCTCTGACCATCAGAACGAAAGTTCTCCATTGCTTATGGGAGGCACTGCCTGTGTGACAGTACAGCCTGCTGCCAATGACGTGCCCCCTCCTGGTCAATACCCGACATCTCCTTGTGCAATGCCAGATGTCAGTGACTGTTTActccacgatgatgatgatgatgatgatggcaagtTGCTAAAAGAAGTAATCATGCTTGGCCTTTCAAGTGTGCAAAGCATAGCTTTAAATTTATCACAGCCACATCTTGACAAGCAGCCAGTGACAGTGCTTGAGAAGGAGACGCCGGCCATTGCAACGTCATGTGCTGGCAATGATGCGCAAACTAAAACCGTAGAAGACAGTCCTCCTGAACCTGCGAAAGGACCTGTTTGTGACAGTGTGCATAAACATACTTGCAACGTGGAGGGAGAACAGAAAGACAAG CCTGCGATTCCTCCTGAGCCTCCAGCAGACTCCTCTGACCGTGTTGTCCAGATTCGTCTAAAGTTGCCAAACAGTCGAACGCTGACTCGACGCTTTCTAGCATCAGCAGAGCTTGGTGTACTGCTGGTCTATCTGGATTCTCTGGGCTACCCACTCACCAGGTTCAAGATACTCAAGAACTGGCGTA